In the genome of Triticum urartu cultivar G1812 chromosome 5, Tu2.1, whole genome shotgun sequence, one region contains:
- the LOC125506483 gene encoding nuclear transcription factor Y subunit B-3-like, giving the protein MSDAPASLPGGGFGGIREQDRFLPIANISSIMKKAILANGKIAKDAKETLRECISEFIASSPASEASDKCQREKCKTINIDDLLWAMAMLGFQEYIEPLKVYLQNYREVHAHLAMWDFFI; this is encoded by the exons ATGTCGGACGCGCCGGCGAGCCTGCCGGGCGGCGGCTTCGGCGGCATCAGGGAGCAGGACAGGTTCCTGCCCATCGCCAACATCAGCAGCATCATGAAGAAGGCCATCCTGGCCAACGGCAAGATCGCCAAGGACGCCAAGGAGACCCTGCGGGAGTGCATCTCGGAGTTCATTGCTTCATCGCCAGCGAGTGA GGCGAGTGACAAGTGCCAGAGGGAGAAGTGCAAGACCATCAACATCGATGACCTGCTCTGGGCGATGGCCATGCTAGGCTTTCAGGAGTACATTGAGCCCCTCAAGGTTTATTTGCAGAATTACAGAGAGGTGCATGCCCATTTAGCCATGTGGGATTTTTTTATCTGA